One Curtobacterium sp. MCLR17_007 DNA window includes the following coding sequences:
- a CDS encoding LacI family DNA-binding transcriptional regulator: MTETDATRRTADSSPRGPDTLRRVTIRDVADATGVAPSTVSRALSMPDRVNRVTQQRIQDAARELGYVPNSQARALTSGRTRAVAVLVSDITNPFYFDVIRGTQHQLAAAGWTQLLVDTQESPDAEMAALSAISAKADGVVLTASRLSDTQIARYAERTPLVVVNRRPAGVPSVLIDTPGGVEQAVQHLVSLGHRDVLYVAGPDSSWSNERRWKALVQVANRLDVRVARIGPHAPFVDSGAAAADAAVNAGATACIAFNDLIAIGMLGRLRERGVRVPQDMSIVGCDDIFGADFCNPPLTTMTSPIERAGRVAITMLLGRLGAIPAEQFPGERMRGAVALPTHLTVRESTGPAPTPTS; this comes from the coding sequence ATGACCGAGACCGACGCCACCCGGCGCACCGCCGACTCGTCGCCCCGAGGACCCGACACGCTCCGTCGGGTCACGATCCGTGACGTCGCCGACGCGACCGGGGTCGCCCCCTCGACCGTGTCCCGAGCCCTGTCGATGCCGGACCGCGTGAACCGCGTGACCCAGCAGCGGATCCAGGACGCGGCGCGCGAGCTCGGCTACGTCCCGAACTCGCAGGCGCGGGCCCTGACGTCCGGTCGCACGCGGGCGGTCGCCGTCCTCGTGTCCGACATCACGAACCCCTTCTACTTCGACGTCATCCGCGGCACGCAGCACCAGCTCGCCGCAGCGGGGTGGACGCAGCTGCTCGTCGACACCCAGGAGTCGCCCGACGCCGAGATGGCTGCCCTCAGTGCGATCTCCGCCAAGGCCGACGGCGTGGTTCTGACCGCATCGCGACTGTCCGACACGCAGATCGCCCGGTACGCGGAGCGGACGCCCCTGGTCGTGGTGAACCGCCGTCCGGCCGGCGTCCCCTCGGTGCTGATCGACACCCCCGGCGGTGTCGAGCAGGCCGTGCAGCACCTCGTCTCGCTCGGGCACCGGGACGTGCTCTACGTCGCCGGCCCCGACAGCTCGTGGTCGAACGAACGCCGGTGGAAAGCCCTGGTGCAGGTCGCCAACCGGCTCGACGTCCGCGTCGCCCGCATCGGACCGCACGCGCCGTTCGTCGACTCGGGTGCCGCCGCTGCCGACGCCGCCGTCAACGCGGGGGCCACCGCCTGCATCGCCTTCAACGACCTGATCGCGATCGGCATGCTCGGGCGACTACGCGAACGCGGCGTGCGGGTCCCGCAGGACATGAGCATCGTCGGCTGCGACGACATCTTCGGCGCCGACTTCTGCAACCCGCCGCTCACCACGATGACGTCCCCGATCGAACGCGCCGGCCGCGTCGCCATCACGATGCTGCTCGGGCGGCTCGGTGCGATCCCGGCCGAGCAGTTCCCCGGCGAGCGGATGCGCGGCGCAGTGGCACTCCCCACCCACCTGACCGTGCGCGAGTCCACCGGCCCCGCGCCCACCCCGACCTCCTGA
- the uxaC gene encoding glucuronate isomerase, which yields MSQTTATTPAVLAPHPDRLFPADPATRTIARTVYQAVADAPVISPHGHVDAAMIAADQPFPDPAALLVTPDHYVLRLLHANGVPLDALGRGDGPADGRAIWRRLAEHWDDFLGTPVRYWFETELHDVFGLDRQPSAANADAQYDHIASALLEPSFRPRALFDAFGIEVLATTDDPTADLAAHAQLAADPGFRGRVLPTFRADAVFDPSRPDWRTVVASIGQAAGIDTGNHDGLLAALRARRRYFIEHGATATDTGVIDAGSTPLPAADRERIHAEALRGDVAAADAVAYRHDMLFRWAEMSVDDGLVMQLHPGVIRNHHTPTLERFGPDTGHDLPAVGAFTEPLRPLLEAFGTAPGFHIVLFTVDETVFSREIGPLAGFYPAVYAGAPWWFIDTPAAIGRYRGAITDSASFTKTSGFIDDTRAYCSIPARHDMARRADAAYLASLVVTHQVSEEDAVRTAQRIVSDIPKATFKL from the coding sequence ATGTCCCAGACGACCGCCACCACGCCCGCCGTGCTCGCGCCGCACCCGGACCGGCTGTTCCCGGCCGACCCGGCGACGCGCACGATCGCCCGCACCGTCTACCAGGCGGTCGCGGACGCCCCGGTCATCTCGCCCCACGGGCACGTCGACGCCGCGATGATCGCCGCGGACCAGCCGTTCCCGGACCCGGCCGCGCTGCTCGTCACGCCGGACCACTACGTCCTGCGGCTGCTGCACGCGAACGGCGTCCCGCTCGACGCCCTCGGCCGCGGAGACGGTCCGGCTGACGGTCGCGCGATCTGGCGCCGTCTCGCCGAGCACTGGGACGACTTCCTCGGCACCCCGGTCCGGTACTGGTTCGAGACCGAACTGCACGACGTGTTCGGCCTCGACCGGCAGCCGTCGGCCGCGAACGCCGACGCGCAGTACGACCACATCGCCTCGGCGCTCCTCGAGCCGTCCTTCCGCCCCCGTGCGCTGTTCGACGCGTTCGGCATCGAGGTGCTCGCCACCACCGACGACCCGACCGCCGACCTTGCCGCGCACGCGCAGCTGGCAGCCGACCCGGGCTTCCGCGGTCGCGTGCTGCCGACCTTCCGCGCGGACGCGGTCTTCGACCCGTCCCGACCGGACTGGAGGACCGTGGTCGCGTCCATCGGACAGGCAGCCGGGATCGACACGGGCAACCATGACGGCCTGCTGGCGGCACTCCGTGCTCGCCGCCGGTACTTCATCGAGCACGGCGCGACCGCCACCGACACCGGGGTCATCGACGCCGGGTCGACGCCGTTGCCCGCTGCCGACCGGGAGCGCATCCACGCCGAGGCGCTGCGCGGGGACGTCGCAGCGGCCGACGCCGTGGCGTACCGGCACGACATGCTGTTCCGCTGGGCGGAGATGAGCGTCGACGACGGACTCGTCATGCAGCTCCACCCCGGTGTCATCCGGAACCACCACACCCCGACGCTCGAGCGCTTCGGCCCCGACACCGGGCACGACCTGCCCGCCGTCGGTGCGTTCACCGAGCCGCTCCGCCCGCTGCTCGAGGCGTTCGGCACCGCGCCCGGCTTCCACATCGTGCTGTTCACGGTCGACGAGACCGTGTTCTCGCGCGAGATCGGGCCCCTGGCCGGCTTCTACCCCGCCGTGTACGCCGGCGCGCCGTGGTGGTTCATCGACACCCCGGCGGCGATCGGGCGGTACCGCGGCGCGATCACCGACTCGGCGTCGTTCACGAAGACGTCCGGCTTCATCGACGACACCCGGGCGTACTGCTCCATCCCCGCTCGGCACGACATGGCTCGGCGTGCCGATGCCGCGTACCTGGCGTCGCTCGTGGTCACGCACCAGGTCTCGGAAGAGGACGCCGTCCGCACCGCCCAGCGCATCGTGTCGGACATCCCGAAGGCCACGTTCAAGCTCTGA